A stretch of the Zeugodacus cucurbitae isolate PBARC_wt_2022May chromosome 6, idZeuCucr1.2, whole genome shotgun sequence genome encodes the following:
- the LOC105209292 gene encoding little elongation complex subunit 1 has protein sequence MADEDNSFNYADLNLDFLELSPPRNKIIQKPVTAATYTPALRANSYKAKDLAQRVAQSDVLIRKIELLKSENTDVQQKLRDFQKSANQIQKLYENEKNKCMDLQAQFKAVEIKAIDLQEHCTRLDNEVAEKQMQLEQLEAQLDNSKGPLTFTELAIKYLKLVQKLNEDDTIKLYDKTLLDDLSTYCEERGKKVPVIKVKANKKRKYKKDKDIQCTLLDDADKFVSKQVHTQSTQTSVIQTNQMQTQTIAPSIGDMQTQTSQTETNSTKSTQNQAVQTRSFEVRTQGTQHISTTTTRGTSTSCFIKKHNVGTIFPEPKLIPPEAALVDKFFELWSVSPLSPISDPISEIPFNESELSISTPVAPLPDTSKSIGTCTYLCNVQRQIDYMPIMEPIKRSQSNSPSPFIYDNVKFEVNATPAPSPPPAAPLSTRQLHENVETARVPTNNISNLQPMLSALTELPEIHPDVFSTVWQMAGQMFMGLLYSPTSNHLRAQQFIRSGDSHNLQQFQNWVQSLYESRQMPQQQTPSTLQTQCNQQINRRESTFDSNTVINANVTQSTDVSTQSEDVAREEIPCGGSSNTMTDLSSNNNGTDGSTQTQNECGSFEQWIFKEPLELPKRSVKQARGQKMFTEEPICSRKRKDNRKRKKRNKAKKAKLLSASIFSEYPDSKAADEEVTVNESEQNCVTAVEFCANLCSFNQDLPIENVQNVPSESVFSAQLQNVCFKEPVNIEQTDDEKLNNTTKDLDISTKNKRVNALSSNDNHLPSLQDKNSENMVMVQPIKVPDVTLSESDRIECDNLENVESRGLTENLPKIFDNQIKQKSDFAYKIFGSDSDEDDSDVENTKFCTKSEKIFITNDVISEITEYYDKSEEIIHCKESLEDNMLHEMSESTHNQCNLKENDVESISAKLSESFQQLNTEADFTKIHKEIHKLELPIIPPSKKSELTKGTEDPEIADSSVCEFSMTHSVFQNKEAISLKSKTSLEPVCNSHSENEECDEPQLVIVESDTEKMIKTRTNSESSATFDDSISQICSKDTFQPTSSDSDISAIFEGSIADDLLENASTKQLVNSILSESANEQKGTDVTVPRKRGRKRKCEMPAVTFCKRSARLRNKQMRDNQFSSVESLSTKKDSNNQQKFSDQSNNDACNDKKNLSTITELRQAKDKIVHSLSKEHISDQFQLYVEMKQRANNVEENYDDQSISELQVSTSNTFADTNVVADTSNAVINKQNSTFFRPFEEFVTEAPTVCYPGPSVSLQQNVTSGGTLESTLASSSQPSNDINNSALTSTINQIDLETPASPPPATFNENALTHTQIVPEIPLDMNTNYCPSNLRKSMLHNVMNKYSFDSYATITGKRKRNIVETKITAQIKEFLDKTRDQVDITASRLAASLQEQSEDCEILASVIIDQICNAPRPEIELNCELAQVPPKYIGTHLRLTSILLRHLKQNRPKIIDAVLRCIENKLFSYQRNETFSLNFALNLTQLYLVVIPLHNAEHNPARLFIAKCLYYHNVMASPMIYEVLCWYPTTLPHRDESTYDKSDALITVIQHLLMSTTYNMDSKDLRHRELLSLLRFEYHFEPFKPKALEVLSDLVAKLESGNLTNLIYAFAIFCKRNTKLVDILLQQQLLPLTDEYYKLVQHTNEYDERIACLLDCISAVVKPLPLTTNVSAYLSLFERFLGVVQRPVVQEAAVLAILRLQRFGQNRCFHALAHFKPHYPLQMITTNALKTFIHRKPLKYWNGLMRTISN, from the exons ATGGCCGACGAGGACAATTCATTCAATTACGCTGATTTGAACTTGGACTTTTTAGAACTTTCGCCACCAAGGAACAAAATTATACAGAAACCTGTCACAGCTGCTACCTATACACCTGCTTTGCGCGCCAATTCGTACAAAGCAAAAGATTTGGCGCAAAGAGTTGCACAAAGTGATGTACTGATTCGTAAAATTGAGTTGTTGAAAAGTGAGAATACGGATGTGCAGCAAAAACTCagagattttcaaaaatcgGCCAATCAAATTCAGAAactttatgaaaatgaaaaaaataaatgcatggaTTTGCAAGCGCAATTCAAAGCAGTGGAGATAAAAGCAATTGATCTGCAAGAGCATTGCACACGTTTGGATAATGAAGTGGCAGAGAAGCAAATGCAATTGGAGCAATTAGAAGCGCAATTAGATAACAGTAAAGGTCCCTTGACCTTTACggaattggcaataaaatatctgaaattggTGCAAAAACTTAATGAAGATGATACAATAAAATTGTACGATAAGACACTTTTAGACGATTTGAGTACTTACTGTGAAGAAAGAGGTAAGAAAGTACCTGTTATTAAAGTGAAAGCCAATAAAAAACGTAAATACAAAAAGGATAAAGATATTCAGTGTACTCTACTGGACGACGCAGATAAATTTGTATCAAAGCAAGTCCATACACAATCCACACAGACTTCAGTAATACAAACCAACCAGATGCAGACGCAAACGATTGCTCCATCAATAGGAGatatgcaaacacaaacatcgCAAACAGAAACAAATTCGACTAAGAGTACGCAGAATCAAGCCGTACAAACACGCTCATTTGAAGTACGCACTCAAGGAACACAACAtatatctacaacaacaacacgtggTACTTCAACGTCATGTTTTATCAAAAAACATAATGTCGGCACAATTTTCCCAGAACCAAAGTTAATTCCGCCAGAGGCTGCTTTGgttgataaattttttgaattatggAGCGTATCACCGCTTAGTCCAATATCCGATCCAATATCAGAAATACCATTTAATGAATCTGAGTTATCAATTTCTACTCCAGTGGCGCCACTTCCTGATACATCCAAATCTATCGGAACATGTACATATTTGTGCAATGTTCAACGACAAATAGATTATATGCCAATTATGGAACCAATTAAACGTTCACAATCCAATTCTCCTTCGCCGTTTATATACGATAATGTGAAGTTTGAAGTCAATGCCACTCCAGCACCTTCACCACCACCGGCAGCACCTCTATCTACCAGACAGCTTCATGAAAATGTTGAAACGGCGCGTGTGCCGACAAACAATATTAGTAACTTGCAACCAATGCTAAGTGCATTAACGGAGCTTCCCGAAATACATCCAGACGTATTTTCTACAGTTTGGCAAATGGCTGGCCAAATGTTTATGGGACTTCTTTATTCACCTACCAGCAACCACTTGCGAGCGCAACAGTTTATTAGATCGGGTGATTCACATAATCTACAGCAGTTTCAAAATTGGGTACAATCATTATATGAATCTAGGCAAATGCCTCAGCAACAAACGCCATCAACGTTACAAACACAATGTAATCAACAAATAAATAGGAGAGAGAGCACATTTGATTCTAACACAGTAATTAATGCAAACGTAACACAATCCACTGATGTTTCAACACAAAGTGAAG ATGTAGCGAGAGAAGAAATCCCATGTGGTGGCAGTAGCAATACAATGACTGATCTTAGCAGTAATAATAATGGTACAGATGgaagcacacaaacacaaaatgaATGTGGTAGTTTCGAACAGTGGATATTTAAGGAACCGCTTGAATTACCCAAAAGATCCGTCAAACAAGCGCGTGGCCAGAAAATGTTCACAGAGGAACCGATATGTTCAAGAAAGCGGAAGGATAATCGAAAACGAAAGAAACGCAATAAAGCGAAAAAGGCAAAACTACTTTCGGCATCGATTTTTAGTGAATATCCAGACTCTAAAGCTGCTGATGAAGAAGTTACAGTAAATGAAAGTGAACAAAATTGTGTGACTGCTGTAGAATTTTGCGCCAATCTTTGCAGTTTCAATCAAGACCTCCCAATAGAAAACGTTCAAAATGTGCCGTCTGAAAGTGTGTTCTCAGCACAATTacaaaatgtttgttttaaaGAACCTGTAAATATAGAGCAAACGGATGATGAAAAACTAAACAATACTACTAAGGATTTAGATAttagtactaaaaataaaagagtCAACGCATTAAGTTCTAATGACAACCATTTACCTTCATTACAAGATAAAAACAGTGAGAATATGGTCATGGTTCAACCCATAAAAGTACCTGATGTTACACTCTCCGAAAGTGACAGAATCGAATGTGATAATTTGGAAAATGTCGAATCCAGAGGTTTAACTGAAAATCTGccgaaaatatttgataatcaaattaaacaaaaaagcgattttgcatacaaaatatttggaagTGACTCAGATGAGGATGACAGTGatgttgaaaatacaaaattctgtACGAAATccgagaaaatatttattacaaacgaTGTTATTAGTGAAATTACTGAGTATTATGATAAATCAGAAGAAATAATTCACTGTAAAGAGAGTTTGGAAGATAATATGTTACATGAAATGTCGGAAAGTACACATAACCAATGTAATTTGAAAGAAAACGACGTTGAATCCATTAGTGCGAAATTATCAGAATCATTCCAACAACTAAATACTGAAGCAGATTTTACCAAAATACACAAAGAAATACATAAACTCGAGCTACCGATTATTCCACCTTCTAAAAAAAGTGAGTTAACAAAAGGAACGGAAGATCCTGAAATTGCAGACAGTTCTGTATGTGAATTCTCAATGACACATTCAGTGTTCCAAAACAAAGAggctatttcattaaaatcaaaaacttcCCTTGAACCAGTATGCAATTCTCACAGCGAAAATGAAGAATGCGACGAACCTCAATTGGTTATAGTAGAGAGTGATACGGAAAAAATGATTAAAACAAGAACCAACTCCGAATCAAGTGCGACATTCGATGATAGTATTTCTCAAATCTGCTCAAAAGATACTTTTCAACCAACTAGTAGTGATTCCGATATATCTGCAATATTTGAAGGCTCAATAGCCGACGACTTATTGGAAAATGCATCAACAAAACAACTAGTCAATAGCATATTAAGTGAATCGGCAAATGAACAGAAAGGAACCGATGTCACAGTGCCGCGTAAGCGTGGTCGTAAACGTAAATGTGAAATGCCCGCCGTTACATTCTGTAAGCGTTCAGCACGTTTACGCAATAAACAAATGCGTGATAACCAATTTAGCAGCGTTgaaagtttatcgacaaaaaaggattcaaataatcaacaaaaattCTCAGACCAAAGCAATAATGACGCttgtaatgataaaaaaaatttatcaacgaTAACTGAACTGCGGCAAGCCAAAGATAAAATTGTCCATTCGTTAAGTAAAGAACATATTAGTGATCAGTTTCAATTATATGTCGAAATGAAGCAAAGGGCGAATAATGTCGAGGAGAACTATGATGACCAAAGTATTAGTGAATTACAAGTTAGTACGAGCAATACATTTGCAGATACGAATGTTGTTGCCGATACTTCAAATGCAGTGATTAATAAGCAGAATTCAACATTTTTCCGTCCATTTGAAGAGTTTGTGACTGAAGCTCCTACGGTATGCTATCCAGGACCTTCTGTTTCATTACAGCAAAATGTTACAAGTGGAGGCACACTAGAGAGCACTTTGGCTTCCAGCTCACAACCTAGTAATGACATCAATAACTCTGCGTTGACTTCCACAATCAATCAAATAGACTTAGAAACACCAGCCTCACCTCCACCAGCGACATTCAATGAAAACGCATTAACCCACACGCAAATAGTTCCAGAAATTCCTTTGGACATGAACACAAACTACTGTCCTTCCAATCTAAGAAAGAGTATGTTGCATAACgttatgaacaaatattcttttGACAGTTATGCAACCATAACGGGAAAAAGGAAAAGAAATATTGTCGAAACTAAAATCACAGCTCAAATCAAAGAATTTCTTGACAAAACGCGTGACCAAGTGGATATAACAGCTTCTAGACTAGCTGCATCTCTACAGGAGCAATCAGAAGATTGTGAAATATTAGCCAGTGTGATAATTGATCAAATTTGCAATGCACCGCGTCCGGAAATTGAGCTGAATTGTGAGTTAGCACAGGTTCCACCGAAATACATCGGTACACATTTGAGACTCACATCAATCTTGTTGCGCCATTTAAAGCAAAATCGTCCTAAGATCATCGATGCGGTATTACgctgtattgaaaataaactgTTTAGTTATCAGAGAAATGAAACGTTTTCATTAAACTTTGCTTTGAATCTCACACAATTGTACTTAGTAGTCATACCTCTTCATAATGCCGAACACAATCCGGCGCGACTTTTCATTGCCAAATGCTTATATTATCATAACGTTATGGCATCACCAATGATCTATGAAGTACTCTGCTGGTATCCGACCACGCTGCCACACCGCGACGAATCAACTTATGATAAATCAGATGCACTAATCACCGTCATTCAACATTTGTTAATGTCTACAACATATAATATGGATAGTAAGGATTTACGTCACAGAGAACTTCTATCATTATTACGATTCGAATATCACTTTGAGCCCTTCAAACCAAAAGCACTAGAAGTGTTATCGGACCTGGTTGCAAAACTTGAAAGCGGCAATCTAACAAATCTAATATACGCCTTTgccatattttgcaaacgaaaTACTAAACTTGTAGATATtttactgcaacaacaattactaCCACTAACCGACGAATACTATAAACTTGTGCAGCATACAAACGAATATGATGAACGTATTGCTTGTCTACTCGACTGTATATCGGCCGTGGTGAAACCGCTGCCGCTCACTACAAATGTCTCAGCTTACCTTTCGTTATTCGAACGTTTCCTTGGCGTTGTACAACGTCCCGTCGTACAAGAAGCGGCTGTATTGGCCATATTACGTCTGCAAAGATTTGGTCAAAATCGCTGCTTCCATGCACTGGCACACTTTAAACCTCATTATCCACTTCAAATGATCACAACGAATGCGCTCAAAACATTTATACATAGAAAACCTTTAAAATACTGGAATGGCTTGATGCGAACGATTTCCAATTAA